Part of the Dehalococcoidales bacterium genome is shown below.
GGCGCGCCATGACGCATCACGTTCGTCGTGGTGGTAAAATATGGATACGTATCTTCCCGTCTAAGTCGGTTACCAAGAAGGCTGCAGAGACGCGGATGGGTTCGGGCAAGGGTGCGCCGGACCACTGGGTAGCCGTCGTAAAGCCGGGGAGGATTATGTTCGAGATGTCCGGTGTCGACGAGGACGTAGCCAAAGAGGCGATGCGCCTGGCTTCGCACAAACTGCCGATAAAAGTAAGGTTCGTCACACGGCAGACACACGGTACTGATATGGTCAGTCAGGCCAAGGAGCTGGTAACCGTTGAAGGTTGAAGAGATTCGGGCCCTCAGTACAGGTGAGATTGTCAAGCAGGTTGAGGCAGCACACCAGGAGTTGTTCGACCTTCGTTTTCGCTCTGCTACCAAGCAGCTGGTAAACCACCGTGAAATACCGAGGGTAAGAAAGAATATTGCCAGGATGGAGATGGTGCTGAGGGAGCGGGTGCTGGCCACGGGGTGATGTTCCCCGACCTATATCGGGTCTGAAGAGGGATTATAACTATGCAGAGAAGGCGCAAAATAAAATTCGGCCGTGTGGTGAGCAATAGCATGGACAAGACTGCCGTGGTAACGGTAGAGACGTTTCGGCATCACCCGGTATACAGGAAGACGATTCGAAGAGTCGTCCGGTACAAAGTACACGATGGAAAGAACGAGTGCGGGCTGGGCGATACTGTCAGGCTGGAAGAGACCCGGCCCCTCTCTAAAGAGAAGCGGTGGCGAGTGGTGGAGATAATTACCAAAGGAGAGGTCGTGGAAGTAACACCGGCGGAGCTTGAGGCCCAGCCGGAGGAACCGGTGCTGGAGCCTGAGGGGATAGTGGCGGAAAGCGAGCCAGAGGAAACGAACGAAGAGGAATCTACAGGATAGAGCGAAGTGATTCAGTCCAATACCAGACTCAAGATAGCAGACAACACGGGGGGCCGTCAGCTGATGTGTATCGGCGTACTCGGTGGCACCAGGAAGAAATATGCCCATATCGGGGACGTCATCGTCGGCTCCGTGAAACGGGCCATTCCGGGTGGTGCGGTGAAGGGGGGAGATGTAGTCCGGGCGGTCATTATCCGTACTACCAAGCCCTACCGGCGTCCGGATGGTTCCTACATCAGGTTTGATGAAAATGCGGCCGTGATTCTCACCGACAAGAACAATCCCCGGGGTACCCGGATATTTGGGCCGGTGGCCAGGGAGCTGAGGGACAAGAACTTCACCAAGATAATATCACTGGCGCCTGAGGTCTTGTGAGGACGACGGGACAATGAATATACGAAAGAATGATAACGTGCTGGTAATCGCCGGCAAGGACAAGGGTAAGAAAGGCAAGATCCGTTTCGTCTATACCAAGGGTAATACGGTGCTGGTTGAAGGCGTCAACTTCATAAAGATGCACAGCAAGGCGCGAGCGCAGGTCAAACAAGCAGGGATTATTGAGAGAGAGGTACCCATTAGCATATCTAACGTGATGTTTCTCTGCAGTAAGTGCAATAAACCGGCCCGGATTGGTTACCGTGTGCTGGGGGATGGCAGGAAGACCCGCTTCTGTCGTGTTTGTGATGAGGTGGTCGACTAGATGGCAGGACTGAGACAGAGATATCGAGATGAGATTGTACCCCGCATGATGGAAGTCGGCGGATACAAGAATGTGATGGAAGTGCCCCGCCTGGAGAAGGTCGTGGTGGGTATTGGTGTCGGGGAAGCCATACAGAATGCCAAGGCTCTTGAAGCGGTGGAGAGAGACATACCCGCAATTACCGGACAGAAACCGATAATAACCCGTGCCAAGCTGTCGATAGCCGCCTTCCGACTGCGGACCGGGATGCCTATCGGGGCGAAGGTGACTCTGCGCAAGGACCGCATGTATGACTTCATGGAGCGGCTGGTGAATATTGTCCTGCCCCGCATCCGGGAATTCCGCGGCGTTCCCCGTAATGCGTTTGACGGCCGGGGCAACTACACTCTGGGTTTCAGAGAGCAGATTGTATTTCCGGAAATTGACTACGATAAGGTAGACAAGGTACGGGGATTGGGGATATCGATAGTAACCACCGCAAAAACAGACGAGGAGGGCAGGCAACTTCTGGAGTTTCTCGGCATGCCCTTCAGTAGGGATTGAACGGAGTTAGATGGCAAAGAAGTGCGAGATTGCAAAGTGGAGGCGTCCTCCCAAGTACAAGGTGCAGTACCATAATCGGTGTCGTGTTTGTGGCCGTCCCCGGGCCTATATGCGCAAGTTCGGGTTGTGCCGGATTTGCTTCAGGGAGCTGGCCCTGGCGGGAAAGATACCGGGAGTGAGAAAATCAAGCTGGTAGTGAGGATACTCATAGCCAGAGGGGGCAAGGGGTGACTGTAACTGATCCGATTGCAGATATGTTGACCCGGATACGCAACGCCGTAATGGTGAGGCACGATTCGGTGTTAATACCTTCCTCGAAGATGAAGCTGGCCATCAGCCGAATCCTCAAGGATGAAGGTTTCATCAACGATTATGAGGTAGTCCGCGGTAAGCCGCAGCGGATGATAAAGATACGCCTCAAGTACCAGGATAGAAACGAACCGGTACTTAGCGGGCTGGAGCGCGTGAGCAAGCCCGGGTTGAGGATGTACGTTCAGAAGACAGAAATACCCCGTGTCTACGGGGGACTGGGGGTCGCCATTCTATCCACCCCCAAGGGACTGATGACCGGCCAGCAGGCCTGGCGGCAGGGGACTGGTGGCGAACTCCTGTGTTATGTATGGTAATAAGGCCGGGGAGCAACTTCTATGTCTAGAGTGGGCAAGATGCCGATAGGGGTACCGCAGGGCGTTTCGGTAATCATCGATGATAGCGAGGTTACCGTCAAGGGACCCAATGGCGAGCTTCGGCGCCAGTTTAATCCGGATATGCAAATCGCGCTGGGTGACAATACTCTAACGGTGTCGCGGCCCAGTGATGACCGCGTACATCGGTCCCTGCACGGCCTGACGCGGAGCCTTCTGGCCAACATGGTGGAAGGGGTAACCAGCGGTTTCGTGAGGACACTGGAGATTGTCGGCGTTGGTTACAGGGCCCGAATGGAAGGGGATAATCTGGTTCTTAA
Proteins encoded:
- the rplP gene encoding 50S ribosomal protein L16, translating into MLQPKRVKYRKTHKGRRRGKAQTGNRVAFGDYGLVAEQVAWVTARQIEAARRAMTHHVRRGGKIWIRIFPSKSVTKKAAETRMGSGKGAPDHWVAVVKPGRIMFEMSGVDEDVAKEAMRLASHKLPIKVRFVTRQTHGTDMVSQAKELVTVEG
- the rpmC gene encoding 50S ribosomal protein L29 — encoded protein: MKVEEIRALSTGEIVKQVEAAHQELFDLRFRSATKQLVNHREIPRVRKNIARMEMVLRERVLATG
- the rpsQ gene encoding 30S ribosomal protein S17 — its product is MQRRRKIKFGRVVSNSMDKTAVVTVETFRHHPVYRKTIRRVVRYKVHDGKNECGLGDTVRLEETRPLSKEKRWRVVEIITKGEVVEVTPAELEAQPEEPVLEPEGIVAESEPEETNEEESTG
- the rplN gene encoding 50S ribosomal protein L14, with amino-acid sequence MIQSNTRLKIADNTGGRQLMCIGVLGGTRKKYAHIGDVIVGSVKRAIPGGAVKGGDVVRAVIIRTTKPYRRPDGSYIRFDENAAVILTDKNNPRGTRIFGPVARELRDKNFTKIISLAPEVL
- the rplX gene encoding 50S ribosomal protein L24, coding for MNIRKNDNVLVIAGKDKGKKGKIRFVYTKGNTVLVEGVNFIKMHSKARAQVKQAGIIEREVPISISNVMFLCSKCNKPARIGYRVLGDGRKTRFCRVCDEVVD
- the rplE gene encoding 50S ribosomal protein L5, with translation MAGLRQRYRDEIVPRMMEVGGYKNVMEVPRLEKVVVGIGVGEAIQNAKALEAVERDIPAITGQKPIITRAKLSIAAFRLRTGMPIGAKVTLRKDRMYDFMERLVNIVLPRIREFRGVPRNAFDGRGNYTLGFREQIVFPEIDYDKVDKVRGLGISIVTTAKTDEEGRQLLEFLGMPFSRD
- a CDS encoding type Z 30S ribosomal protein S14; translation: MAKKCEIAKWRRPPKYKVQYHNRCRVCGRPRAYMRKFGLCRICFRELALAGKIPGVRKSSW
- the rpsH gene encoding 30S ribosomal protein S8, translating into MTVTDPIADMLTRIRNAVMVRHDSVLIPSSKMKLAISRILKDEGFINDYEVVRGKPQRMIKIRLKYQDRNEPVLSGLERVSKPGLRMYVQKTEIPRVYGGLGVAILSTPKGLMTGQQAWRQGTGGELLCYVW
- the rplF gene encoding 50S ribosomal protein L6: MSRVGKMPIGVPQGVSVIIDDSEVTVKGPNGELRRQFNPDMQIALGDNTLTVSRPSDDRVHRSLHGLTRSLLANMVEGVTSGFVRTLEIVGVGYRARMEGDNLVLNIGFSHTVEVAPLPGITLSVEGNNRMKVSGIDKEVVGEMAARIRRIRPPDSYKGKGIRYSGEVVRLKPGKAGKAIGR